From the genome of Nicotiana sylvestris chromosome 2, ASM39365v2, whole genome shotgun sequence, one region includes:
- the LOC104233638 gene encoding protein S40-5-like gives MAKGRKLTNSRSEMLLGNYSYRNGSETVNGSSELGEDDVWSTIDDVVNGNDHGSRGEWSPRATADSNGSFGGFNSRKQPIPRADHHSRRRQVGGLSLAFDDSGKMASSRILHQFRGQDAPSPRACHMATSAPVNVPDWSKIYRVNSVESLHDSDDCVDDHDSEMVPPHEYVARSRNLASHSVFEGVGRTLKGRDLSRVRDAVWSQTGFDG, from the coding sequence ATGGCAAAGGGTCGGAAACTGACCAATAGTAGAAGCGAAATGTTATTAGGAAACTACAGCTACAGAAATGGAAGTGAAACAGTCAATGGTTCCTCAGAACTAGGAGAAGACGATGTCTGGTCAACGATTGATGACGTGGTCAACGGGAATGATCACGGCTCCAGGGGCGAGTGGAGTCCACGCGCCACCGCAGATAGTAACGGTAGCTTTGGTGGATTTAACAGCCGCAAGCAGCCAATCCCACGAGCTGACCACCACAGCCGCCGCCGTCAGGTGGGGGGCTTGTCATTGGCGTTTGATGATTCAGGTAAAATGGCATCTTCTCGGATCTTGCACCAGTTTCGCGGACAAGACGCGCCATCCCCACGTGCGTGCCACATGGCCACCTCGGCCCCAGTGAATGTCCCTGATTGGTCCAAGATATACCGAGTTAACTCGGTCGAGTCATTACACGACTCGGATGATTGCGTCGACGATCATGACTCGGAGATGGTTCCGCCGCACGAATACGTTGCTAGGAGCCGAAACTTGGCATCCCACTCGGTGTTTGAAGGCGTTGGACGAACGTTAAAGGGTCGAGATTTGAGTCGGGTCCGAGATGCTGTATGGAGTCAGACCGGGTTTGATGGCTGA